The following are from one region of the Amycolatopsis sp. QT-25 genome:
- a CDS encoding TetR family transcriptional regulator C-terminal domain-containing protein, producing MPKIVDPGARRLEIAEAVFRVIQRDGLAQASLRSVADEARLAIGSVRHYFRGHDELIVFAMRALGDRVEARLLRHVPELLDPGTPRSRRQELTEALLGELLPLTEQTRAETEVWLAFSAAAKNHPDLAEEAARVHAGVRSLVRRALEGARGAGGLLDDLDLGVETERLAALLDGLAMASGQTPPELMRTVLGRHLESLRKPGSATK from the coding sequence ATGCCGAAGATCGTCGACCCCGGCGCCCGGCGCCTGGAGATAGCCGAAGCCGTCTTCCGGGTGATCCAGCGGGACGGGTTGGCGCAGGCGTCGCTCAGGAGCGTGGCCGACGAGGCACGGCTCGCGATCGGTTCGGTGCGGCACTACTTCCGCGGCCACGACGAATTGATCGTCTTCGCCATGCGCGCGCTCGGCGACCGGGTGGAAGCCCGGCTGCTGCGTCATGTGCCCGAACTGCTCGATCCGGGGACGCCCCGTTCACGCCGGCAGGAACTCACCGAAGCGCTGCTCGGTGAACTGCTGCCGCTCACCGAGCAGACCAGGGCCGAGACCGAGGTCTGGCTGGCTTTCTCCGCCGCCGCGAAGAACCACCCGGATCTCGCCGAAGAGGCCGCACGGGTACATGCCGGAGTCCGTTCGCTCGTCCGCCGGGCGCTCGAAGGCGCGCGTGGCGCGGGCGGCCTGCTCGACGACCTCGACCTGGGCGTCGAAACCGAACGGCTGGCGGCACTGCTGGACGGCCTGGCCATGGCGAGCGGGCAGACACCGCCGGAGCTGATGCGCACGGTGCTCGGACGACATCTGGAATCCCTGCGAAAACCCGGATCGGCGACGAAATGA
- a CDS encoding aminotransferase class V-fold PLP-dependent enzyme — protein sequence MTDFDVNRARAETPGCAEVVHLNNAGSSLPPARVTDTVVGYLREEALIGGYEQAAATVERMNGVYASAARLVGAGPEDIALTENATRSWQAVFYALPFTAGDRILTAKSEYASNVISFLQLAKRTGAVVEVVENDESGQLDVEDLKRRVDGDVKLIAVSHVPTQGGLVNPAEEIGAVAREAGIPFLLDACQSAGQLDLDVARLNCDALSVTGRKYLRGPRGTGFLYAHPRLRERVEPAMLDLHSAAWTALESYEIDPTAKMFEVWERDHAALHGLGAAIDYALDWGMPAIEARVAALAAKLRDALREVPGVRVHDQGARQCGIVTFSLAKTPSQEVKQRLAAKKINVSVVEALSAQFDFAARGLPSIVRSSVHYFNTEDDIALLVGEVEKLA from the coding sequence ATGACGGACTTCGATGTGAATCGCGCTCGCGCCGAGACGCCTGGCTGCGCGGAAGTGGTCCACCTCAACAACGCCGGATCGTCGCTGCCACCCGCGCGGGTGACCGACACCGTCGTCGGCTACCTGCGCGAAGAAGCGCTGATCGGCGGATACGAGCAGGCCGCGGCGACCGTGGAGCGGATGAACGGCGTGTACGCCTCGGCCGCGCGCCTCGTCGGCGCCGGCCCCGAGGACATCGCGCTGACCGAGAACGCGACCCGGTCCTGGCAGGCGGTCTTCTACGCGCTGCCCTTCACCGCGGGAGATCGGATCCTGACGGCGAAATCCGAGTACGCGAGCAACGTCATCTCCTTCCTCCAGCTCGCGAAGCGCACCGGCGCCGTCGTCGAGGTGGTCGAGAACGACGAGTCCGGGCAACTGGACGTCGAAGACCTGAAACGCCGCGTCGACGGCGACGTCAAGCTCATCGCCGTCTCTCACGTGCCGACACAGGGCGGGCTGGTCAACCCCGCCGAGGAGATCGGTGCGGTCGCACGCGAGGCGGGGATCCCGTTCCTGCTGGACGCTTGCCAGAGCGCCGGTCAGCTCGACCTCGACGTCGCACGCCTGAACTGCGACGCGCTCAGCGTGACCGGCCGCAAGTACCTGCGCGGGCCACGGGGCACCGGGTTCCTGTACGCGCACCCGCGTCTGCGTGAGCGCGTCGAGCCCGCGATGCTCGACCTGCATTCGGCGGCGTGGACGGCACTCGAAAGCTACGAAATCGATCCGACGGCGAAGATGTTCGAAGTCTGGGAACGCGATCACGCCGCCCTGCACGGCCTCGGCGCGGCGATCGACTACGCCCTCGACTGGGGCATGCCCGCCATCGAAGCCCGCGTCGCCGCCCTCGCCGCGAAACTGCGCGATGCCCTCCGCGAGGTCCCCGGTGTCCGCGTCCACGACCAAGGCGCGCGACAGTGCGGCATCGTCACGTTCAGCTTGGCGAAAACGCCGTCACAGGAAGTGAAGCAGCGCTTGGCCGCGAAGAAGATCAACGTCAGCGTCGTCGAAGCGCTGTCCGCCCAGTTCGACTTCGCCGCGCGCGGGCTGCCGTCGATCGTCCGGTCTTCGGTCCACTACTTCAACACCGAGGACGACATCGCGCTCCTCGTCGGCGAAGTCGAGAAACTGGCTTAA
- a CDS encoding GntR family transcriptional regulator, which produces MTRNLLRRDLSEEITARVLDGRIAADSRINEVHLARELGVSRTPLREALIGLADRGLLVSAPGRGFLVPPFDPEEARQLYPLVAELESLALRWSSPQDLAGLTGGLDRIAAEMSAELERQGDLSTWDDRWHTLLVSRCTNPHLLRLLEQTKPLLKRYDARYFGGVERARESVAEHRRIAEAIRVADLATALELLVRNWVKTLAYLEDLG; this is translated from the coding sequence ATGACGAGGAACCTGCTCCGGCGCGACCTCTCGGAGGAGATCACCGCCCGCGTGCTCGACGGCCGGATCGCCGCGGACAGCCGCATCAACGAGGTGCATCTCGCGCGTGAGCTGGGCGTCAGCCGGACACCGCTGCGTGAGGCGCTGATCGGGCTCGCCGACCGGGGGCTGCTCGTTTCGGCGCCGGGGCGTGGTTTTCTCGTGCCGCCGTTCGATCCGGAAGAGGCCCGGCAGCTGTACCCGCTCGTCGCGGAGCTGGAGTCGCTCGCGTTGCGGTGGAGCTCACCGCAGGACCTGGCCGGTCTCACCGGCGGCTTGGACCGGATCGCCGCGGAGATGAGCGCGGAACTCGAACGGCAGGGCGATCTGTCCACCTGGGATGATCGCTGGCACACGCTGCTCGTCTCGCGGTGCACGAATCCGCATCTGCTGCGCTTGCTGGAGCAGACGAAGCCGCTGCTGAAACGCTATGACGCGCGCTATTTCGGTGGCGTCGAACGCGCCAGGGAGAGTGTCGCCGAGCACCGCCGGATCGCCGAAGCGATCCGCGTCGCCGACCTCGCGACGGCGTTGGAACTGCTCGTCCGGAACTGGGTGAAAACGTTGGCATACCTGGAAGACCTGGGGTGA
- a CDS encoding MarR family transcriptional regulator: MVNVVDEKVNQVVEKRKQGADPPGFELPLLLFAGFRSIIDRMHAELAEQGHPDVRPAYGFAMQAIGGSGATASELGRRLGVSKQAAGKTIDKLEQLGYVERADDPADARRKVVRLTGRGFDSLGRTAAIFEELRKEWVGTLGIERVRALEADLRTMAPSDGFRLDVAGWFGA, from the coding sequence ATGGTCAACGTGGTTGACGAAAAGGTAAACCAGGTTGTCGAAAAACGCAAGCAAGGTGCCGACCCGCCGGGTTTCGAGCTACCGCTTCTGTTGTTCGCGGGCTTCCGCTCGATCATCGACCGGATGCACGCCGAGCTGGCCGAGCAGGGGCATCCCGACGTCCGTCCGGCGTACGGCTTCGCCATGCAGGCGATCGGGGGAAGCGGCGCGACGGCGAGCGAGCTCGGGCGGCGGCTCGGGGTCAGCAAGCAGGCGGCGGGCAAGACCATCGACAAGCTGGAGCAGCTCGGCTACGTCGAGCGCGCCGACGACCCGGCCGACGCGCGGCGCAAGGTCGTCCGGCTCACCGGCCGCGGGTTCGACTCACTCGGCCGCACCGCGGCGATCTTCGAGGAGCTGCGCAAGGAGTGGGTGGGCACGCTGGGCATCGAAAGGGTTCGCGCGCTCGAAGCCGACCTTCGCACGATGGCGCCGTCGGACGGCTTCCGTCTCGACGTGGCGGGCTGGTTCGGGGCCTAG
- a CDS encoding DUF3052 domain-containing protein, which produces MVAAGDADQNSVAERLGIKPDMVVQEIGWDEDVDDDLRAAIEEQIGGDILDEDADEVIDVVLLWWREDDGDLGDTLIEVRTPLNENGVIWVLTPKTGQPGHVEPSEIAEAVPQVGLAQTANISAGPKWAGTRLVSPKSSKTKR; this is translated from the coding sequence GTGGTCGCCGCGGGAGACGCTGATCAGAACAGCGTCGCCGAAAGGCTTGGGATCAAGCCGGACATGGTGGTCCAGGAGATCGGCTGGGACGAGGACGTCGATGACGATCTTCGTGCGGCGATCGAGGAGCAGATCGGCGGCGACATCCTCGACGAGGACGCCGACGAGGTCATCGACGTGGTGCTGCTGTGGTGGCGCGAGGACGACGGTGATCTCGGCGACACGCTGATCGAGGTCCGGACCCCCTTGAACGAGAACGGCGTGATCTGGGTGCTGACCCCGAAGACGGGACAGCCAGGACACGTCGAGCCGAGTGAGATCGCCGAAGCGGTGCCGCAGGTCGGCTTGGCGCAGACGGCCAACATCAGCGCCGGCCCCAAGTGGGCGGGGACGAGGCTGGTGTCGCCGAAGTCGTCGAAGACCAAGCGGTGA
- a CDS encoding peroxiredoxin yields MAVEVGSQAPDFTLNDYNKQAVKLSSFQGEKPVLLVFYPFAFSGICTGELCQLRDEFADYDGQGVQVIGVSVDTPFSLKAWAEQEGYQFPLLSDFWPHGEVAKAYGVFNEAAGLATRGTFLIDKDGIVRFAEVNQPGEARDQQAWKKAVASLA; encoded by the coding sequence ATGGCCGTCGAGGTCGGATCGCAAGCCCCGGACTTCACGCTCAACGACTACAACAAGCAGGCCGTGAAGCTGTCGTCCTTCCAGGGCGAGAAGCCGGTCCTGCTCGTGTTCTACCCGTTCGCGTTCAGCGGCATCTGCACCGGCGAGCTGTGCCAGCTCCGCGACGAGTTCGCGGACTACGACGGCCAGGGCGTCCAGGTCATCGGCGTGTCCGTGGACACGCCGTTCTCGCTCAAGGCGTGGGCCGAGCAGGAGGGCTACCAGTTCCCCCTGCTTTCGGACTTCTGGCCGCACGGCGAGGTCGCGAAGGCCTATGGCGTCTTCAACGAGGCGGCCGGCCTGGCCACCCGTGGCACCTTCCTGATCGACAAGGACGGCATTGTGCGGTTCGCCGAGGTCAACCAGCCCGGCGAGGCACGTGACCAGCAGGCGTGGAAGAAGGCCGTGGCCTCGCTGGCCTGA
- a CDS encoding aspartate ammonia-lyase, whose protein sequence is MHRVEHDLLGDKEVPADAYWGVHTARARENFPITGTTISAYPHLIEALASVKEAAARADADLGLLEPAVADAIRRACREIREGALHDQFVVDVIQGGAGTSTNMNANEVIANRALELLGHEKGDYARVHPNEHVNLGQSTNDAYPTAVNVATIIAVRELAEAMVVLEQAFAAKADEFRDLLKMGRTQLQDAVPMTLGQEFGTYAVMLGEDRLRLTEAVALLHEINLGATAIGTGLNAAPGYAEAAVTHLREITGLPVVTAVDLIEATQDCGAFVHLSGVLKRIAVKLSKSCNDLRLLSSGPRAGFNEIDLPPVQAGSSIMPGKLNPVIPEVVDQVAFEVIGNDVAITMAAEAGQLQLNAFEPLILHSLSESITHLRSACLVLARRCVSGITANADVMRGYVENSIGLVTALNPSVGYAAATEIAKEALETGRGVAEIVVEKGLLPAEELAKLLKPETLARLS, encoded by the coding sequence ATGCACCGTGTGGAACACGATCTGCTCGGGGACAAGGAAGTCCCGGCCGACGCCTATTGGGGGGTGCACACCGCCCGCGCCAGGGAGAACTTCCCCATCACCGGCACCACGATCTCCGCGTATCCGCATCTGATCGAGGCGCTCGCCTCGGTCAAGGAAGCCGCGGCACGGGCCGACGCCGACCTCGGCCTGCTGGAGCCGGCCGTCGCCGACGCGATCCGCCGGGCGTGCCGGGAAATCCGCGAAGGCGCGCTGCACGATCAGTTCGTCGTCGATGTCATCCAAGGCGGCGCGGGCACCTCGACGAACATGAACGCCAACGAGGTGATCGCGAACCGCGCGCTCGAACTGCTGGGGCACGAGAAGGGCGACTACGCCCGCGTGCACCCGAACGAACACGTGAACCTCGGGCAGTCGACCAACGACGCGTATCCGACCGCGGTCAACGTCGCGACGATCATCGCCGTGCGCGAACTGGCCGAGGCGATGGTCGTGCTGGAGCAGGCTTTCGCGGCCAAGGCCGACGAATTCCGCGATCTGCTGAAGATGGGCCGCACCCAGCTGCAGGACGCCGTCCCGATGACGCTCGGGCAGGAATTCGGGACGTACGCGGTGATGCTCGGCGAAGACCGGCTGCGGCTCACCGAAGCGGTGGCGCTGCTGCACGAGATCAACCTCGGCGCGACCGCGATCGGCACCGGCCTCAACGCCGCGCCCGGATACGCCGAAGCCGCCGTCACGCACCTGCGCGAGATCACCGGGCTGCCCGTCGTGACCGCGGTGGACCTCATCGAGGCGACACAGGACTGCGGGGCGTTCGTACACCTTTCCGGTGTGCTCAAGCGGATCGCGGTGAAGCTGTCGAAGAGCTGCAACGACCTGCGGCTGCTCTCGTCCGGGCCGCGGGCGGGCTTCAACGAGATCGACCTGCCGCCGGTGCAGGCGGGGTCGTCGATCATGCCCGGCAAGCTCAACCCGGTGATCCCCGAAGTGGTCGACCAGGTCGCGTTCGAGGTCATCGGCAACGACGTCGCCATCACGATGGCGGCCGAGGCAGGGCAGTTGCAGCTCAACGCGTTCGAACCGCTGATCCTGCATTCGCTCTCGGAGAGCATCACGCATCTGCGGTCGGCCTGCCTGGTGCTGGCGCGGCGGTGCGTCTCCGGGATCACCGCGAACGCCGACGTGATGCGAGGCTACGTCGAGAACTCGATCGGGCTGGTGACCGCGCTGAACCCGAGCGTCGGATACGCGGCGGCGACCGAGATCGCCAAGGAGGCACTCGAAACCGGGCGCGGGGTGGCGGAAATCGTCGTCGAGAAAGGCCTTCTGCCCGCCGAGGAACTGGCGAAGCTGCTGAAGCCGGAGACGCTGGCGCGGCTTTCCTGA
- a CDS encoding metallophosphoesterase produces the protein MFVTAHLSDNHLDGGDRADERTARVMRYLEKLATPVDAILVTGDIADHGTLEEYRRAAELFKTDVPLFTCPGNHDKRGPFREGLLDQAPDDTPVNAVHTVGDVTFVLADSSVPGKPEGRFDEKTLAWLDGVLADGDGPAFLAFHHPPVPLGLPLVDAMRQYGEDELAEVLARHPRVVALLCGHVHASASAIFAGVPLRSAPSVGSSILFPWEENGLRPWSEGGPIDYDLPPSLLFHVLHDDGRLTTHQRVVPA, from the coding sequence ATGTTCGTGACGGCACATCTGAGTGACAACCATCTCGACGGCGGGGACCGCGCCGACGAACGCACCGCGCGGGTGATGCGGTATCTGGAGAAGCTGGCGACCCCGGTCGACGCGATCCTGGTGACCGGAGACATCGCCGACCACGGCACGCTCGAGGAGTACCGGCGCGCGGCCGAACTGTTCAAGACCGACGTCCCGCTCTTCACCTGTCCCGGCAACCACGACAAGCGCGGTCCCTTCCGCGAAGGGCTGCTCGACCAGGCGCCGGACGACACCCCGGTCAACGCGGTGCACACCGTCGGCGACGTCACCTTCGTGCTGGCCGATTCGAGCGTTCCGGGAAAACCGGAAGGCCGGTTCGACGAGAAGACCCTGGCCTGGCTGGACGGTGTGCTCGCCGACGGCGACGGCCCCGCTTTCCTCGCCTTCCACCACCCGCCGGTCCCGCTCGGGCTGCCGCTGGTGGACGCCATGCGCCAGTACGGCGAGGACGAACTGGCCGAGGTGCTCGCACGTCACCCGCGAGTGGTGGCCCTGCTGTGCGGGCACGTCCACGCGTCGGCGTCGGCGATCTTCGCGGGTGTGCCGCTGCGTTCGGCGCCGTCGGTCGGGTCGAGCATCCTGTTCCCGTGGGAGGAAAACGGCCTCCGGCCGTGGAGCGAAGGCGGACCGATCGATTACGACCTGCCGCCGTCCCTGCTGTTCCACGTACTGCACGACGACGGCAGGCTGACCACGCACCAGCGGGTGGTCCCGGCCTGA
- a CDS encoding DUF1453 domain-containing protein, which produces MRTWLLIALAVAVVIVLVVRRLRGEPLVAREVFGTPVVLLAIGVYGLVKLESFTFADGAWLVLGSVVGFGLGAVRAATTKLFERDGVLWLRYTGRTIGVWVLSLAVNFGIGFLATTAGAHPDARPVTLSIGVSLLGEALVIGRRAKTTGLPYAPPSESTLSRR; this is translated from the coding sequence ATGCGGACCTGGCTGCTGATCGCGTTGGCGGTCGCCGTGGTGATCGTGCTCGTCGTGCGCAGGCTGCGCGGGGAGCCACTGGTCGCCCGTGAGGTGTTCGGGACGCCGGTGGTCCTGCTGGCGATCGGGGTCTACGGCCTGGTCAAGCTCGAAAGTTTCACCTTCGCGGACGGCGCTTGGCTCGTGCTGGGCTCCGTGGTCGGTTTCGGCCTCGGCGCGGTACGCGCGGCCACCACGAAACTGTTCGAGCGCGACGGCGTGCTGTGGCTGCGCTACACCGGCAGGACGATCGGGGTCTGGGTGTTGTCGCTGGCGGTGAACTTCGGGATCGGGTTCCTGGCCACCACGGCCGGGGCGCATCCCGACGCGCGGCCGGTGACGTTGTCGATCGGCGTCAGCCTGCTGGGAGAGGCGTTGGTGATCGGTCGGCGAGCCAAGACGACGGGGCTGCCGTACGCCCCGCCGTCCGAGTCAACGCTTTCCCGCCGTTAA
- a CDS encoding GNAT family N-acetyltransferase: MRDSLTWRPLRHEDAKASADLLNAIETADEIGENYTEEDTLQELIDPYADLERASLAAFDGDVMVGYMKIRFKPSAEEVHRVFLDGGVHPGYRRRGIGTTLVDAGVAAAEVVHALHHPSAKLVVDLNRPERIAGLAELVRSRGFVPVRYFQRMEHSLGALTGLVIPDGFRIEPWSEWNDEEFREVRNEAYRDYWGAVPMPADLWRNKITNQTFRPEVSFLLREAGSAVGMLVTMCWDADTEATGVRDAHFMVIGTLRKYRRRGVAGVLMGHALRVAADQGYDRASLNVDSADPLGAYGVFEKAGFVPTMRYVRWALEV; encoded by the coding sequence ATGCGGGACTCCCTCACGTGGCGGCCACTCCGGCACGAGGACGCCAAGGCGTCGGCCGACCTCCTCAACGCCATCGAGACCGCCGACGAGATCGGTGAGAACTACACCGAGGAAGACACTCTTCAGGAGTTGATCGACCCGTACGCGGACCTGGAGCGGGCGAGTCTCGCCGCTTTCGACGGTGACGTGATGGTCGGCTACATGAAGATCCGCTTCAAGCCGTCCGCGGAAGAGGTCCACCGGGTCTTCCTCGACGGTGGGGTCCATCCCGGGTATCGCCGCCGGGGTATCGGGACCACTCTCGTCGACGCGGGCGTGGCGGCGGCCGAGGTGGTGCACGCGCTGCATCACCCGTCGGCGAAGCTCGTGGTCGACCTCAACCGGCCGGAGCGCATCGCCGGGCTGGCCGAACTGGTCCGGTCGCGGGGTTTCGTGCCGGTACGCTACTTCCAGCGGATGGAGCACTCGCTCGGCGCCTTGACCGGTCTCGTGATCCCTGACGGGTTCCGGATCGAGCCGTGGTCGGAGTGGAACGACGAAGAGTTCCGCGAGGTCCGGAACGAGGCGTACCGGGACTATTGGGGCGCCGTGCCGATGCCGGCCGATCTCTGGCGGAACAAGATCACCAACCAGACCTTCCGGCCCGAGGTCAGCTTCCTGCTTCGCGAGGCGGGCTCCGCGGTGGGGATGCTGGTGACGATGTGCTGGGACGCCGACACGGAGGCCACCGGCGTTCGCGACGCGCACTTCATGGTCATCGGAACGCTTCGAAAGTACCGGCGGCGAGGTGTCGCCGGCGTGTTGATGGGGCACGCGTTGAGGGTCGCCGCCGATCAGGGGTACGACCGCGCCAGTCTGAACGTGGACTCCGCGGATCCCCTCGGGGCGTACGGGGTCTTCGAGAAGGCGGGCTTCGTGCCGACGATGCGGTACGTGCGGTGGGCTCTCGAGGTCTGA
- a CDS encoding carboxymuconolactone decarboxylase family protein, whose protein sequence is MFPDHTLETAPEAARRPMEAAIRRLGRLPTAVARLATSPELLDGFLKLSASFEQTTLDPFARETVVMTVATRNGCEVCIELHTAKLKRLRAGEDVVAALRSQEPVPDERLEAVRQFTLAVLETAGGVDDETLRAFLGHGYTERNALEVVMGIGTYTMSTLANRLTRA, encoded by the coding sequence TTGTTTCCTGACCACACCCTCGAAACCGCACCCGAAGCCGCGCGTCGGCCGATGGAAGCGGCCATCCGGCGCCTCGGCCGTCTCCCCACCGCCGTGGCCCGGCTGGCCACGTCTCCGGAGTTGCTCGACGGGTTCTTGAAGCTGAGCGCGAGTTTCGAGCAGACGACGCTCGATCCGTTCGCGCGAGAGACGGTCGTGATGACCGTGGCGACGCGCAATGGCTGCGAAGTCTGCATCGAACTGCACACCGCCAAACTGAAGAGGCTTCGCGCCGGCGAAGACGTCGTCGCGGCGCTTCGCTCGCAAGAGCCCGTGCCCGACGAGCGACTGGAAGCCGTCCGGCAGTTCACGCTGGCGGTGCTCGAAACCGCCGGCGGCGTCGACGACGAGACACTGCGGGCCTTCCTCGGGCACGGATACACCGAACGGAACGCCCTCGAAGTCGTCATGGGCATCGGGACCTACACGATGTCGACCTTGGCGAACCGGCTCACCCGCGCCTAG